A stretch of Verrucomicrobiia bacterium DNA encodes these proteins:
- a CDS encoding efflux RND transporter permease subunit translates to MIDAVIHWCLKHAFLVILGVGAIAAGGYYALTQTPVDALPDIGEKQVIVYADWPGRSPQDVDNQVTYPLTTSLTGTPGVKTIRSMSGFGFAMVFVIFKDNVDYYWARSRVIERMNVAQQRLPTGVVPVIGPDATALGQVFWYTVEAEGFDLAELRSIQDWYLRYQLNSVDGVSEVASIGGFVKQYQIDVHPDKLRAHRVTLMDVYEAVRKSNIDVGGKVLERNGVEFFIRGVGFIKSVEDLEKVVIRQEKGTPIQVKHVATVSLGPEFRRGSLDKAGVEAVGGVVLMRYGENPLDVVERVKEKIKQLEPGLPQKTLANGRVSKVKIVSFYDRTDIVKETIDTLKEALLEEALMASAVILIFLLHFRSTISVIVTLPLSVGICFILMYVFGVDSNIMSLAGLAIAIGDVGDMGIIMTENIYRHIATGDKEKSHFQKVFDGASEVGGAIVTAVSNTLVSFIPVFFLTDQEGKLFRPLAFTKTFAIGGSVVLALTVVPLLCYFLFRPVKWSKRTVWIIAGTLGLVSVFAAHATFMWAMAGSHYSGWPMSVVVGVIVALAFVRMTRERFLPLEENPVSRGVARVYTPTLRWILAHKKTFLIAPVTILFTGLTIWLGIGKTLAPVGWAINLFARQEASPELKQAMYLKETNAVTRPLVELDQLRWQKVKRPDGSVHRRFLWRRQDPKTRDAGSASGLAVLKERRILPGIGREFIPPLDEGSFLYMPSLLPQAGLGPAVEVNAKQDMAIASVPEVESVVGKLGRAESALDPAPIGMMESIIILKPESEWRHIPVKRVFSEWPAWLKKPLTWLWPEHRAITKGEILTELQEKTAIPGVLPTFLQPIQTRLVMLQTGFRAMMGVKIYGSDLKEIERIGLEIEQLLKHVPGATDIVADRIVGKPYLQFEIDRDRIARYGVNIRDVQDVIEIAIGGMNIMESVEGRERYPIRVRYLREFREDIPELEKILVPSSSGAQIPLAQVLTIKSVLGPQEIKGERGLLVGYVTMNTRDRDEVSVVEDAEKVLQGAVRDGRLKLPAGYYWEWSGQFENQVRATKRMSILIPVCLFIMFVMLYLGFERWWIAPIIYFGILVSASGGFIMLALWGANLSIAVWVGFLVLFGVVDDDGVVISTYLEQVFDKATFGSVQDIRDAVLQAGLKRIRPCLMTLSTTIFGLMPIFWATGRGSDVMQPMAIPSVGGMVVSLFITIFIAPCLFCAVEEWKWKRARRIPATSVVV, encoded by the coding sequence ATGATTGACGCCGTCATACACTGGTGCCTCAAGCACGCCTTTCTCGTCATTCTTGGAGTGGGGGCGATTGCCGCTGGCGGCTACTATGCGCTAACGCAAACACCGGTCGATGCCCTTCCGGACATTGGCGAGAAGCAGGTCATCGTTTACGCAGACTGGCCGGGGCGCTCACCGCAGGATGTCGATAATCAGGTCACTTATCCGTTGACGACGAGCCTCACCGGCACGCCGGGCGTGAAGACCATTCGCAGCATGTCCGGCTTCGGCTTCGCGATGGTCTTCGTCATTTTCAAGGATAACGTCGATTACTATTGGGCGCGCTCCCGCGTCATCGAGCGGATGAATGTCGCGCAGCAGCGTTTGCCCACGGGCGTGGTGCCGGTCATCGGCCCCGACGCGACGGCGTTGGGACAGGTCTTTTGGTATACCGTCGAAGCGGAGGGCTTCGATCTCGCCGAACTGCGTTCTATTCAAGACTGGTATCTCCGCTACCAACTTAACTCCGTCGATGGCGTCTCGGAGGTCGCAAGCATCGGCGGCTTCGTGAAGCAGTATCAAATCGACGTTCACCCCGACAAACTCCGCGCCCATCGCGTCACCTTGATGGATGTTTACGAGGCGGTGCGGAAGTCGAACATCGACGTGGGTGGCAAGGTGCTGGAGAGAAATGGCGTTGAGTTCTTCATTCGCGGAGTCGGGTTCATCAAGTCGGTCGAGGATTTGGAAAAGGTCGTCATCCGGCAGGAGAAGGGCACGCCCATCCAGGTCAAGCACGTCGCGACCGTGAGCCTCGGCCCGGAATTCCGTCGCGGCTCGCTGGACAAAGCTGGCGTCGAAGCCGTGGGTGGTGTGGTGCTGATGCGTTACGGCGAAAACCCGCTCGATGTCGTCGAGCGGGTGAAGGAGAAAATCAAGCAACTGGAGCCGGGCCTGCCGCAGAAGACACTTGCTAATGGCCGCGTCTCGAAAGTCAAAATCGTTTCCTTCTACGACCGCACGGACATCGTGAAGGAGACCATCGACACGCTGAAGGAGGCGTTGCTCGAAGAAGCCCTCATGGCCAGCGCTGTCATCCTCATCTTCCTGCTGCATTTCCGCAGCACGATCTCGGTCATCGTCACGCTGCCACTCTCGGTTGGGATTTGCTTCATCCTCATGTATGTCTTCGGCGTTGATTCCAACATCATGTCGCTGGCGGGTCTCGCCATCGCCATTGGCGACGTGGGCGACATGGGAATCATCATGACGGAGAACATCTACCGTCACATCGCCACGGGTGACAAAGAGAAGAGTCATTTCCAGAAAGTCTTCGACGGCGCTTCCGAAGTCGGCGGAGCCATCGTCACTGCCGTGTCGAACACGCTGGTCTCCTTCATTCCGGTATTCTTCCTCACTGATCAGGAAGGCAAACTCTTCCGCCCGCTTGCGTTCACGAAGACCTTCGCCATTGGCGGCTCAGTGGTCCTCGCTCTTACAGTGGTGCCGCTTCTGTGTTACTTCCTGTTCCGCCCGGTGAAATGGTCGAAGCGCACGGTGTGGATTATCGCCGGTACGCTTGGCCTGGTTTCGGTCTTCGCCGCTCATGCCACGTTCATGTGGGCGATGGCCGGGAGCCATTACAGCGGCTGGCCGATGTCGGTGGTCGTCGGCGTGATCGTCGCGTTGGCCTTCGTGCGCATGACGCGTGAGCGGTTTCTGCCGCTGGAGGAGAACCCGGTGTCCCGTGGCGTCGCGAGGGTTTACACGCCGACGCTGCGCTGGATTCTGGCGCACAAGAAAACCTTTCTCATCGCGCCCGTGACGATTCTCTTCACCGGCTTGACCATCTGGCTTGGTATTGGGAAGACCCTCGCGCCCGTGGGTTGGGCCATCAATCTCTTCGCCCGCCAGGAAGCCTCGCCTGAGCTGAAGCAGGCGATGTATCTGAAGGAAACCAATGCGGTGACACGCCCGCTGGTGGAGTTAGACCAGTTGCGCTGGCAGAAGGTAAAGCGGCCGGACGGTTCGGTTCATCGGCGGTTCCTCTGGCGACGCCAGGACCCCAAGACTCGTGACGCCGGAAGCGCATCGGGCCTCGCCGTGTTGAAGGAGCGTCGCATCCTGCCGGGTATTGGGCGCGAGTTCATACCGCCGCTCGACGAAGGGTCATTCCTCTACATGCCCTCCCTTCTGCCTCAAGCCGGACTCGGCCCCGCCGTCGAAGTCAACGCGAAGCAGGACATGGCCATCGCGAGCGTGCCCGAAGTGGAGTCCGTTGTTGGTAAGCTGGGCCGCGCCGAGTCCGCGCTCGACCCAGCTCCCATTGGCATGATGGAAAGCATCATCATACTGAAGCCGGAGTCCGAGTGGCGGCACATTCCAGTGAAGCGCGTGTTCTCCGAGTGGCCGGCTTGGCTGAAGAAACCGCTCACCTGGCTCTGGCCCGAACATCGGGCTATCACGAAGGGCGAAATCCTCACCGAGCTTCAGGAGAAGACAGCCATTCCCGGCGTGCTGCCGACATTCCTGCAACCGATCCAGACGCGACTGGTCATGCTGCAAACCGGCTTCCGCGCCATGATGGGCGTGAAAATTTACGGGAGCGACCTGAAGGAAATCGAGCGCATCGGTCTGGAGATTGAACAACTGCTCAAACATGTCCCCGGCGCAACAGACATTGTGGCCGACCGCATTGTGGGCAAGCCGTATCTCCAATTTGAAATCGACCGCGACCGAATCGCTCGATACGGCGTCAACATCCGCGACGTGCAGGATGTCATCGAAATCGCCATCGGCGGCATGAACATCATGGAGTCAGTCGAGGGCCGCGAGCGCTACCCGATTCGTGTCCGCTATCTGCGCGAGTTCCGTGAAGACATCCCTGAGTTGGAGAAGATCCTGGTGCCGAGCAGTAGCGGCGCGCAAATCCCCCTCGCGCAAGTCCTCACCATCAAGAGCGTCCTCGGCCCGCAGGAAATCAAAGGCGAACGCGGCCTGCTCGTCGGCTACGTGACGATGAACACGCGCGACCGCGACGAAGTGAGCGTGGTCGAAGACGCCGAGAAGGTACTCCAGGGCGCCGTGCGTGATGGCCGGCTCAAGCTGCCTGCCGGCTATTACTGGGAATGGAGTGGCCAGTTCGAGAACCAGGTCCGCGCCACGAAGCGCATGAGCATTCTCATTCCAGTCTGCCTCTTCATCATGTTTGTGATGCTTTACCTTGGCTTCGAGCGTTGGTGGATCGCGCCCATCATTTACTTCGGCATCCTGGTTTCTGCCTCTGGTGGTTTCATCATGCTCGCACTCTGGGGTGCCAACCTCTCCATCGCCGTGTGGGTCGGGTTTCTCGTCCTGTTCGGCGTCGTGGACGACGACGGTGTGGTCATCTCGACGTATCTCGAACAGGTTTTCGACAAGGCGACTTTTGGTTCGGTGCAAGACATCCGCGACGCGGTGCTGCAAGCGGGCTTGAAGCGAATCCGCCCCTGCCTGATGACGCTCTCGACCACCATTTTCGGTCTCATGCCCATCTTCTGGGCCACCGGACGCGGTTCCGATGTGATGCAGCCGATGGCCATCCCGTCCGTCGGCGGCATGGTCGTCAGCCTGTTCATCACCATTTTCATCGCCCCGTGTTTGTTCTGCGCTGTCGAGGAGTGGAAATGGAAACGGGCGCGACGTATCCCTGCGACAAGTGTCGTCGTATGA
- a CDS encoding efflux RND transporter periplasmic adaptor subunit codes for MKRIFTKRNLLIALAAVVVASGAVLLLNKSSDEGPDSMAEATGQIWTCSMHPQVRVAKPGKCPICSMPLISANPVAQPATTNATLAASESMLELSEHARAMASVETAPVERRKMSREIRVVGKVQYNEAALANITTRVEGYVERLFVDYTGIEVKAGDHLVEIYSPDLLVAQQELLVALDSKGNASLVESAKRKLLLWGLTQEQVDDLVLKKKVSDRITLFSPIHGTVTEKMVVQKAMVKPGEMLYRLANLESVWVYLDIYESELPWIQYGQMVETKSEAIPGQSFSGRVWFISPVLNEETRTVKVLLNINNTGRTLKPGMYVSAVIRAELVADGKPAPTGVEGQWSCPMHPLVVLPQGGECPVCRMQLVQIPGVPASARLEGDQLLSVPVSAVLDSGVRKLVYVEKPKGQFSPVEIVTGPRTDDSYPVLSGLSEGDMVAVRGSFLLDSQSQIRGLPSLFYKEGQAAVAGHQHGGASPPPARSASGAKPQGHDQHKP; via the coding sequence ATGAAACGCATTTTCACCAAGAGAAACCTTCTCATCGCACTTGCGGCAGTTGTTGTCGCTAGTGGTGCCGTCCTGCTCTTGAACAAGTCTTCTGACGAAGGCCCCGACAGCATGGCTGAGGCAACCGGACAAATCTGGACCTGCTCGATGCACCCGCAGGTGCGCGTGGCGAAACCGGGCAAGTGTCCCATTTGCTCGATGCCGTTGATCTCCGCGAATCCGGTGGCACAGCCCGCGACAACCAACGCGACTCTGGCGGCTTCGGAGTCGATGCTGGAGCTGTCCGAGCACGCCCGTGCAATGGCGAGTGTTGAGACCGCGCCCGTTGAGCGCCGCAAGATGAGCCGAGAGATTCGTGTGGTCGGCAAGGTGCAATACAATGAGGCGGCGCTTGCGAACATCACCACTCGGGTCGAGGGCTACGTGGAGCGGTTGTTCGTGGATTATACCGGCATCGAAGTGAAGGCCGGCGATCATTTGGTGGAGATTTACAGCCCCGATCTGCTCGTGGCCCAACAGGAATTGCTCGTCGCGTTGGACAGCAAGGGTAACGCAAGCCTCGTCGAGTCGGCCAAGCGCAAACTGTTGCTCTGGGGTCTCACCCAGGAACAGGTGGACGACCTCGTGCTGAAAAAGAAGGTTAGCGACCGCATCACGCTCTTCTCGCCGATTCACGGGACAGTCACGGAAAAGATGGTCGTGCAGAAGGCAATGGTGAAGCCAGGTGAGATGCTCTATCGGCTCGCCAATCTCGAATCCGTCTGGGTCTATCTCGACATCTACGAATCCGAGCTGCCGTGGATTCAATACGGGCAGATGGTCGAAACCAAATCCGAGGCCATCCCAGGCCAGAGCTTTTCCGGCCGCGTCTGGTTTATCAGCCCGGTGCTCAACGAGGAGACGCGCACTGTGAAAGTGCTGCTCAACATCAACAACACCGGGCGCACGCTGAAGCCAGGCATGTATGTCAGCGCGGTGATTCGCGCCGAGCTAGTGGCGGACGGCAAACCCGCACCCACCGGGGTTGAAGGTCAATGGAGTTGTCCCATGCACCCGCTCGTGGTGCTGCCGCAGGGCGGCGAGTGCCCGGTTTGCAGGATGCAGCTCGTCCAGATTCCCGGCGTGCCCGCGAGTGCGAGGCTGGAAGGCGACCAACTGCTTTCCGTGCCCGTGTCCGCCGTGCTCGACAGCGGTGTGCGCAAGCTCGTGTATGTCGAGAAACCCAAGGGCCAGTTTTCTCCGGTTGAGATTGTGACCGGCCCGCGCACTGATGACTCCTATCCTGTCCTGAGCGGTTTGAGCGAGGGCGACATGGTAGCGGTGCGCGGGAGCTTTCTGCTCGACAGCCAATCCCAAATTCGCGGTCTGCCCAGCCTGTTCTACAAGGAGGGTCAGGCCGCCGTCGCCGGGCATCAACACGGCGGGGCCTCTCCCCCGCCGGCTCGCTCCGCGAGCGGCGCCAAGCCACAAGGCCACGACCAACACAAGCCGTGA
- a CDS encoding TolC family protein translates to MKSSLHRVTGSVMLTATAIAGLVLTPGCVGVRTEGEKRAQQTQTTVEQSYRPADGRSPLPRLGTNTPLHDFLLFAILNQPQVEAAYFDWASSVRRITVERSLPDPRLTFQSDIADMVMTLMPGLMMDFPGPGKLKWTANVATAESEARYFVFENAILQTAFELKKSYYQLHFLDAKVSVNRDTLQLVEQIERLARAQNEVGKVTLQDVLRAQIELERITTEITNLEDSRNPLLAQFKAALGLKAADTAPPVPQKFESTSLDLTSDQLFATALARNPRLKAMEAEVRRADASIRLAYKARVPDFSVGVEADVKASPIFVTPQLGVTLPIWRDKIATQIAEAQAGKRASEARLSAEQIALAVEFAEKSFMFREATRNLELLTERLLLKARQSLEVAQSGYVSGKVDFLNLLDAERTLLGFQLSEVETRVQRELALAELSLLILGVPPAGAPVLPPGAIPGKERKP, encoded by the coding sequence GTGAAATCATCCCTACATCGCGTCACCGGCTCGGTGATGCTGACTGCCACCGCCATAGCGGGCTTGGTGTTAACGCCGGGTTGTGTAGGGGTGCGAACCGAAGGTGAGAAGCGGGCACAGCAGACCCAAACAACTGTCGAACAAAGCTATCGTCCCGCTGATGGACGATCCCCGCTACCCAGGCTCGGCACGAATACGCCGCTACATGATTTTCTGCTCTTTGCAATCCTCAACCAGCCGCAGGTCGAGGCCGCTTACTTCGATTGGGCCTCGTCCGTGCGGCGCATCACGGTCGAACGTTCGCTGCCTGACCCTCGTCTGACTTTTCAGAGCGACATTGCGGACATGGTGATGACACTGATGCCTGGGTTGATGATGGATTTCCCTGGCCCAGGCAAATTGAAGTGGACGGCGAACGTGGCCACCGCGGAAAGCGAGGCAAGATACTTTGTTTTTGAGAATGCGATACTACAGACCGCCTTCGAGCTGAAGAAGTCCTACTACCAGCTCCACTTCCTCGACGCAAAAGTGAGCGTGAATCGGGACACGCTCCAGCTCGTTGAACAAATCGAGAGACTAGCGCGCGCGCAGAATGAAGTCGGCAAGGTCACTTTGCAGGATGTCTTGCGGGCGCAAATCGAGCTGGAACGGATCACGACCGAGATCACTAACCTCGAAGACTCCCGGAATCCGCTGTTAGCGCAGTTCAAGGCCGCGCTGGGTCTGAAAGCTGCGGACACCGCACCTCCAGTGCCGCAGAAGTTCGAGTCCACATCGCTAGATCTGACTTCCGACCAATTGTTCGCAACAGCTCTCGCCCGTAATCCACGTTTGAAAGCAATGGAAGCCGAAGTGCGTCGCGCCGACGCCTCGATTCGGCTGGCTTACAAGGCCCGCGTGCCCGACTTCAGTGTCGGTGTCGAGGCGGATGTCAAGGCATCCCCAATCTTCGTGACGCCTCAACTCGGCGTCACCCTTCCCATCTGGCGCGACAAAATCGCCACGCAGATTGCCGAGGCGCAAGCTGGAAAACGTGCCAGCGAAGCCCGGTTGTCCGCTGAACAGATCGCACTGGCGGTCGAGTTTGCCGAGAAGTCGTTCATGTTTCGTGAAGCAACTCGCAATCTTGAACTACTCACTGAACGGCTCCTGCTGAAGGCCCGGCAGTCGCTGGAAGTCGCTCAGTCGGGCTACGTCTCCGGCAAAGTGGATTTTCTCAACCTGCTCGATGCCGAGCGGACGCTTTTGGGGTTCCAGTTGTCCGAAGTTGAAACGCGCGTCCAACGCGAACTGGCGCTGGCCGAACTGTCGCTGCTCATTCTCGGCGTGCCACCGGCCGGTGCGCCAGTATTACCGCCCGGCGCAATTCCCGGAAAGGAACGGAAACCATGA
- a CDS encoding isoamylase early set domain-containing protein, with amino-acid sequence MKTKANAAAKGAAGRTGRVCFALTHPTAQEVCIAGSFNDWHPTVTPMIRLKDGQWAKELALPPGRYEYRFVVDGHWVDDPAASELISNPFGTANAVVEVRLHTTNRKRTEV; translated from the coding sequence ATGAAAACCAAAGCCAATGCCGCCGCGAAAGGAGCCGCTGGTCGCACCGGCCGTGTCTGCTTCGCGCTGACGCACCCGACCGCACAGGAAGTTTGCATCGCCGGCTCATTCAACGACTGGCACCCAACCGTCACGCCGATGATTCGGTTGAAGGACGGACAGTGGGCCAAAGAACTCGCGCTGCCTCCTGGTCGCTACGAATACCGATTTGTCGTGGACGGCCATTGGGTGGACGACCCGGCGGCCAGCGAACTCATCTCGAATCCATTCGGTACCGCGAACGCGGTGGTCGAGGTTCGTCTTCACACCACCAATCGGAAGAGGACCGAAGTATGA
- a CDS encoding Crp/Fnr family transcriptional regulator: MTTKKNINRKSRIPDALEERLRQHPVLSQFRQINWKHLVAHSGLREILPAAAICREGQPAQHGWLIVKGEVKLVRHTTKGQVLLVDILLPGELFGVVFYRDQPVQPATAVAVKATRLLAFPLSILLDELDGNPTLQTALLQDTCLKLCQSVAMRGLALEELPVRVATILCRLHEKFGRIIPETRATLAELAGTTTESAIRATRELEEQGVLRLGRGVIEVLSLHQLHARSALVVSHVHSGVMTHGQE, translated from the coding sequence ATGACGACGAAAAAGAACATCAACCGCAAAAGCCGGATACCAGACGCTCTGGAGGAGAGGTTGCGTCAGCATCCCGTGCTGTCCCAGTTCCGACAGATCAACTGGAAGCATCTGGTCGCCCATAGCGGCCTGCGGGAAATTCTCCCGGCGGCAGCCATCTGCCGGGAAGGTCAGCCTGCCCAGCACGGATGGCTCATCGTCAAAGGGGAAGTCAAGCTGGTGCGACACACCACGAAGGGCCAAGTGCTGCTGGTGGATATTCTGTTGCCGGGGGAACTTTTCGGAGTCGTGTTTTACCGCGACCAACCCGTTCAACCCGCCACGGCCGTCGCGGTTAAGGCGACTCGATTGTTGGCATTTCCGCTTTCAATTCTGCTGGATGAACTCGACGGCAATCCGACATTGCAAACGGCTCTGCTCCAAGACACATGCCTCAAGCTGTGCCAGTCCGTGGCCATGCGCGGGCTGGCGTTGGAAGAACTGCCGGTGCGCGTGGCCACGATTCTCTGCCGGCTCCACGAGAAGTTTGGCCGGATCATTCCGGAAACTCGCGCCACTCTCGCGGAACTCGCCGGCACAACGACGGAATCAGCCATTCGGGCAACTCGTGAGCTTGAGGAGCAAGGAGTACTCCGTCTCGGACGCGGAGTCATTGAAGTGCTTTCATTACATCAACTACATGCCAGGTCGGCACTCGTAGTCTCACACGTTCACTCCGGAGTCATGACGCACGGCCAGGAATAA
- a CDS encoding response regulator transcription factor: MRRSLVEAIEREADLTVCGHAEDAQAALAAVVSARPDIVLTDIQLKSSSGLDFIKAIHEQNPALPVVATTMFDVQRTERLARAAGAAAFVAKQEGPDRLVATLHAALKARNGRNSTGI, encoded by the coding sequence ATGCGCCGTAGCCTCGTGGAAGCCATCGAGCGTGAAGCGGACCTCACGGTGTGCGGGCATGCGGAGGACGCGCAGGCTGCACTGGCAGCAGTGGTCTCCGCGCGGCCCGACATCGTGCTGACGGACATTCAACTGAAATCTTCCAGCGGGCTGGACTTCATCAAGGCCATCCATGAGCAAAATCCGGCGCTTCCCGTCGTCGCCACCACGATGTTCGACGTGCAACGTACCGAACGGCTGGCTCGCGCGGCGGGCGCGGCGGCGTTCGTCGCCAAGCAGGAGGGGCCGGATAGACTGGTCGCCACCCTCCATGCTGCGCTCAAAGCGCGGAACGGTCGGAACTCCACCGGAATATGA
- a CDS encoding response regulator transcription factor, whose amino-acid sequence MPRKHHKPQPVKQTTILLVDDHPLMRRGQADLLNREPDFVVCGEVGTAREAMEAIAKLKPALVLVDMGLPDKDGLELIKDIQALHPGLPVLAMSMQDESLYAARVLRAGGRGYVMKQEGPERLAAAIRAVLGGQVALSPRMSAKILDSLVGGTGKSDADPEAKLTDREFEVMRLFGEGWSTDEIANRLHLSPKTVDVHRGHIKEKLGFKTTPEFTRFAIRWVASHEKSPSS is encoded by the coding sequence ATGCCACGCAAGCACCACAAACCCCAGCCGGTGAAGCAGACGACAATTCTGCTGGTGGACGACCATCCGCTCATGCGGCGCGGCCAGGCTGACCTTCTGAATCGCGAGCCAGATTTCGTGGTGTGTGGCGAGGTAGGCACGGCGCGCGAGGCGATGGAGGCGATTGCCAAGTTGAAACCGGCCTTGGTGCTCGTGGACATGGGCCTCCCCGACAAGGACGGCTTAGAACTCATCAAGGACATCCAGGCGCTTCATCCCGGCCTGCCCGTGCTCGCCATGTCCATGCAGGACGAATCGCTCTATGCAGCGCGCGTACTGAGAGCGGGCGGGCGCGGCTACGTGATGAAGCAGGAGGGACCGGAACGGCTTGCCGCCGCCATCCGCGCCGTGTTGGGCGGCCAGGTGGCGCTCAGTCCGCGCATGTCGGCGAAGATTCTGGACTCGCTCGTTGGTGGAACGGGCAAGTCCGATGCCGATCCGGAGGCCAAGCTGACCGACCGGGAATTTGAAGTGATGCGACTGTTCGGCGAAGGTTGGAGCACCGACGAGATCGCCAACCGCCTCCATCTCAGCCCGAAGACCGTGGACGTGCATCGCGGCCACATCAAAGAAAAACTCGGCTTCAAGACCACACCGGAGTTCACCCGCTTCGCGATCCGCTGGGTCGCCTCCCATGAAAAGTCACCCTCTTCGTGA